The following are encoded in a window of Halosolutus halophilus genomic DNA:
- a CDS encoding 30S ribosomal protein S17e: MTADSENIISVGDTLLERYPDGFSTDFEENKDQVEKLTDVESKRVRNRIAGYVTRKRTGNVQ, translated from the coding sequence ATGACAGCCGATTCGGAGAACATCATCAGTGTCGGTGATACCCTTCTCGAACGGTATCCCGACGGGTTCTCGACCGACTTCGAGGAGAACAAGGATCAGGTCGAGAAACTAACTGACGTCGAATCCAAACGGGTCCGAAATCGGATCGCCGGGTACGTCACACGAAAGCGCACTGGTAACGTCCAGTGA
- a CDS encoding 30S ribosomal protein S17e, translated as MTSDPNDVISIGNRLLKQYPDAFSTEFSANRDVVRTMTYVSSNRLRNRIAGYITREKRSS; from the coding sequence ATGACGTCCGATCCGAACGACGTAATATCCATCGGAAACCGCCTTCTCAAGCAGTATCCGGACGCGTTTTCGACGGAGTTCAGCGCGAACAGGGATGTCGTCCGGACGATGACCTACGTGAGTTCGAATCGACTCCGAAACCGTATCGCCGGATACATTACCCGGGAAAAACGGTCCAGTTGA
- a CDS encoding archaea-specific SMC-related protein → MTWEIDIENIAGIYEGSARLEPGLNAVKGSNWQGKSSFIEAIKTGLGTAATLTEGRDRGSVHLETPEEEIAVELSRANGVVSVEGSPYLESEYDIARTSLFACLGEQNEIRRAVREGENLEDALLRPLDFQNIDVQIADLKNEREQIDSELAQAKEARKRLPALQERVTQLESEVEDLRDRREDLSPPPGTEDQADSVQGELSQAQADRSQAKSQLERLTQTIARVESRLEDRRSELEDVEVDEDAAVESELEAACEKRQQVNRALEVLQNVYSANEMVLEEDHLDLITTVDRELTGDSVVCWTCDSEVSRTDLENRLDALGEKITEKRAQLETHRDRVEELEARREERAQARRRKRELETEIEDLEEKLADRKQSLEEARDRFERADERVEALGETVDETVGEITDVESEIKYREAELKDARTELDELESRADQIELLEGKREEVQREMEDLRNRKREIKQQARDEFSESIQDISERFETGFESAHLTGDFDLVVARDGREASLEALSEGELELIGFIAALAGYESFDVDEAVPIMLVDGVGSLADENLQTLVEYLDDRTEYLVFTTYPEHTTSEGRTIDPTTWSVASREAIDVDQ, encoded by the coding sequence ATGACCTGGGAAATCGATATCGAGAACATCGCCGGTATTTACGAGGGGAGTGCACGACTCGAACCGGGCTTGAACGCGGTCAAGGGATCGAACTGGCAGGGGAAGTCGAGTTTCATCGAAGCGATCAAAACCGGCCTCGGAACGGCGGCAACGCTCACCGAAGGGCGAGACCGCGGGAGCGTGCACCTGGAGACGCCCGAGGAGGAGATTGCCGTCGAACTCAGTCGTGCGAACGGCGTCGTGTCCGTCGAGGGGTCCCCCTATCTCGAGTCCGAATACGACATCGCTCGCACCTCGTTGTTCGCCTGTCTCGGCGAGCAAAACGAGATCCGTCGGGCCGTTCGTGAGGGGGAGAACCTCGAAGACGCGTTACTACGGCCGCTCGACTTCCAGAACATCGACGTACAGATCGCAGACCTCAAAAACGAGCGCGAACAGATCGATTCCGAACTGGCACAGGCAAAGGAGGCGCGCAAACGTCTCCCTGCGCTCCAGGAGCGCGTTACGCAACTCGAAAGCGAAGTCGAAGACCTCCGCGATCGACGCGAAGATCTGTCGCCGCCCCCCGGCACCGAGGATCAGGCCGACTCCGTGCAAGGTGAACTGAGTCAAGCGCAAGCGGATCGCAGTCAGGCGAAGAGCCAACTCGAACGCCTGACACAGACTATCGCGCGCGTCGAAAGCCGCCTCGAGGACCGCCGTTCGGAACTCGAGGACGTCGAGGTCGACGAGGACGCCGCCGTCGAGTCCGAACTCGAAGCCGCATGCGAGAAACGTCAGCAGGTGAATCGGGCCCTGGAGGTGTTACAGAACGTCTACTCGGCCAACGAGATGGTTCTCGAGGAGGACCATCTCGATCTCATTACCACCGTCGACCGGGAACTTACCGGCGACTCGGTCGTCTGCTGGACCTGCGATTCGGAGGTGTCCAGAACGGATCTCGAGAATCGACTCGACGCGCTCGGGGAGAAGATCACCGAGAAGCGAGCCCAACTCGAAACCCATCGTGATCGGGTCGAGGAACTCGAGGCGCGACGGGAAGAACGCGCGCAGGCTCGGCGACGGAAACGGGAACTCGAGACGGAGATCGAAGATCTCGAAGAGAAACTCGCCGATCGAAAACAGAGCCTCGAGGAGGCCCGTGATCGCTTCGAACGCGCGGACGAACGCGTCGAGGCGCTCGGCGAGACGGTCGACGAGACCGTCGGAGAGATTACGGACGTAGAGAGCGAGATCAAGTATCGGGAAGCGGAATTGAAAGACGCGCGTACCGAACTCGACGAACTCGAATCTCGTGCGGACCAGATCGAGCTGCTGGAAGGCAAACGAGAGGAGGTTCAACGGGAGATGGAGGATCTCCGCAACCGCAAACGAGAGATCAAACAGCAGGCGCGCGACGAGTTCAGCGAATCGATTCAGGACATTAGCGAACGGTTCGAGACCGGATTCGAGTCGGCTCACCTGACCGGTGATTTCGATCTCGTGGTCGCTCGAGACGGACGCGAAGCGAGCCTCGAGGCGCTCAGCGAAGGCGAACTCGAACTGATCGGGTTCATCGCCGCGCTCGCGGGGTACGAGTCGTTCGACGTCGACGAGGCCGTGCCGATCATGCTCGTCGACGGCGTCGGGAGTCTGGCGGACGAAAACCTGCAAACGCTCGTCGAGTACCTGGACGACCGAACGGAGTATCTGGTGTTTACCACCTATCCGGAACACACGACCTCCGAGGGTCGGACTATCGACCCGACGACGTGGTCGGTGGCGAGTCGTGAAGCGATCGACGTCGACCAGTAG
- the rdfA gene encoding rod-determining factor RdfA, giving the protein MSPDPGCKVDATIDQYGLETADPRHESLDDGLLARWTGASGHSESGYRTLTEWFNKRLLKRVYDEHGRGALDAQIDADYEALTAGDELVREETIERLSAAGIDGEQLLDDMVSWGTMRTHLNECLDGSKEQSSARTDWEQNSIDVARDVLIENVDEALTSLANKGELDGTTMSTVEVQIHLRCDECPTRVPLAVALERGYVCDQHSDTTASTRTHS; this is encoded by the coding sequence ATGTCCCCTGATCCAGGTTGCAAGGTCGACGCAACGATCGATCAGTACGGCCTCGAGACGGCCGATCCTCGCCACGAATCGCTCGACGATGGACTTCTCGCGCGGTGGACGGGGGCCAGCGGGCACTCCGAGAGCGGGTATCGGACGCTGACCGAGTGGTTCAACAAGCGACTCCTCAAGCGCGTCTACGACGAGCACGGACGGGGGGCACTCGACGCACAGATCGACGCCGACTACGAGGCGCTGACTGCCGGCGACGAACTGGTCCGCGAAGAAACGATCGAGCGCCTCTCGGCGGCGGGGATCGACGGCGAGCAGTTGCTCGACGATATGGTCTCCTGGGGGACGATGCGAACTCACCTGAACGAGTGTCTCGACGGGTCCAAAGAGCAGTCGAGTGCTCGCACGGACTGGGAGCAAAACAGCATCGACGTCGCACGAGATGTCCTCATCGAGAACGTCGACGAAGCGCTCACTTCGCTCGCAAATAAAGGAGAACTCGACGGAACGACGATGTCCACCGTCGAAGTGCAGATTCACCTGCGATGCGACGAGTGCCCCACGCGGGTGCCACTCGCGGTGGCGCTCGAACGCGGATACGTCTGTGACCAGCACAGCGATACGACTGCAAGCACGCGTACACACTCATGA
- a CDS encoding amidohydrolase family protein — translation MILNAGTLVTMNDEREVREEVHVVVENGEIVEIADGYVSGDDVVDARSEVVIPGLVNCHTHMYALPIRGAPLSASPRSFYEALVDIWWEVDEAFTVADARLSALGSCKEMLEGGVTAFCDNYSGPNTLPGGLDAVAEGVARTPIRGLIAFETTARNSRDEAVAGLDENRRFIDEKEAEYDRVTGHYCLHTLFTNPEEIVRECVDRATDDDRPIQIHLEEGLVDVHRSIEEYGERPVHALDSMGFFDADVIAAHCVHATDEEIEVLGENEVAVAHNPYSNTNNAVGIANVEKMQAEGLTIGIGDDGWDPDMFETMRTAVGIHKLKQNDPSGFDMATALEWATIGSATVMGMEDRIGSIEEGKRGDFVTLDLGPNPVLRESAPYYVVSAASRADVTRTIVDGDTVYERGDGVHAVDAEEMDAVGAASAELWERMQIGGESHT, via the coding sequence GTGATACTCAATGCTGGTACGCTCGTCACGATGAACGACGAGCGCGAGGTCAGAGAAGAGGTACACGTCGTCGTCGAGAACGGGGAAATCGTCGAGATTGCGGACGGATACGTCTCCGGTGACGACGTCGTCGACGCGCGTTCCGAAGTCGTCATTCCCGGACTGGTCAACTGCCACACGCACATGTACGCGCTGCCGATCCGGGGTGCTCCGCTGTCGGCGTCGCCACGGAGTTTCTACGAAGCGCTGGTCGACATCTGGTGGGAAGTGGACGAGGCGTTCACGGTGGCGGACGCGCGCCTCTCGGCGCTCGGATCGTGCAAGGAGATGCTCGAGGGCGGGGTCACCGCCTTCTGTGACAACTACTCCGGGCCGAACACCCTCCCGGGCGGACTGGACGCCGTCGCAGAGGGGGTCGCCCGGACGCCGATCCGCGGCCTGATCGCGTTCGAGACCACCGCCCGGAACTCCCGGGACGAAGCCGTGGCGGGACTCGACGAGAACCGACGGTTCATCGACGAGAAAGAGGCCGAATACGATCGTGTGACCGGCCACTACTGCCTCCACACGCTGTTTACGAACCCGGAGGAGATCGTCCGCGAGTGCGTCGACCGGGCGACCGACGACGATCGGCCGATACAGATCCACCTCGAAGAGGGGCTGGTCGACGTCCACAGATCGATCGAGGAGTACGGCGAGCGCCCGGTGCACGCGCTCGACTCGATGGGGTTCTTCGACGCCGACGTCATCGCCGCACACTGCGTCCACGCGACCGACGAGGAGATCGAGGTCCTCGGCGAGAACGAGGTCGCCGTGGCGCACAACCCGTACTCGAATACGAACAACGCGGTCGGGATCGCGAACGTCGAGAAGATGCAAGCGGAGGGGCTCACGATCGGGATCGGGGACGACGGCTGGGACCCGGACATGTTCGAAACGATGCGGACCGCCGTCGGGATCCACAAACTGAAGCAGAACGACCCGAGCGGGTTCGACATGGCGACCGCGCTCGAGTGGGCGACGATCGGGAGCGCGACCGTGATGGGAATGGAAGATCGGATCGGCAGCATCGAGGAAGGGAAGCGCGGCGACTTCGTCACCCTCGACCTCGGACCGAACCCCGTCCTGCGAGAGAGCGCGCCCTACTACGTCGTCAGTGCGGCGAGTCGGGCCGACGTCACCCGGACGATCGTCGACGGCGACACCGTCTACGAGCGCGGCGACGGTGTGCACGCCGTCGATGCCGAAGAGATGGACGCGGTCGGTGCCGCGAGTGCCGAACTGTGGGAACGAATGCAAATCGGCGGTGAATCGCATACCTGA
- a CDS encoding dihydroorotase has product MTDCLVENAHIVTNAGLQRGSIAIEDGSIAAIGPDLSVTDTDAETVVRAAGTVALPGAIDVHTHMHDPDLFPDDIDIGTQTESAVAGGVTTVVELPTQTSVTTPSELREKRTRCEERAHVDFGLVAGNVQDGEVDVEGVLETGVPEFKTFTADPYRADDEAILDLMTEVGAAGGTVRVHCESQAILDRARERLDGTDPELYPRSRPLEAELEAIGRAGWLAEYADCPLHVVHISSGSGAAIADRFQSRANVPVTLETCPQYLAFSVDDVADRGPFLKVNPSLKSAAEVERLWQAVRDGTIDLVATDHFPTHREDRERGWEDIWEPYAGLPGVETMVEFLVSEGVHEGRISWPRLLELVCAQPAREAGIFPRKGSLAVGTDADLVLLRNEAYEVSADELAYNGGWTPFEGRTWKWRVDTVITDGSIAACDHDVFTEPGDGSFLPRGPRAPTE; this is encoded by the coding sequence ATGACGGACTGTCTCGTGGAGAACGCGCACATCGTGACGAACGCGGGGCTCCAGCGCGGCTCGATCGCGATCGAGGACGGATCGATCGCGGCGATCGGCCCGGACCTCTCGGTGACCGACACCGACGCCGAGACGGTCGTCCGGGCCGCCGGAACGGTCGCGCTTCCTGGCGCGATCGACGTTCACACGCACATGCACGATCCGGACCTGTTTCCGGACGACATCGATATCGGGACGCAGACCGAGAGCGCCGTTGCGGGTGGGGTGACGACCGTCGTCGAACTACCGACGCAAACCTCCGTCACCACGCCCTCGGAACTCCGGGAGAAACGGACCCGTTGCGAGGAACGGGCCCACGTCGACTTCGGACTCGTCGCCGGGAACGTCCAGGATGGCGAGGTCGACGTCGAGGGGGTCCTCGAAACCGGTGTGCCGGAATTCAAGACGTTCACGGCGGATCCGTACCGCGCGGACGACGAGGCGATCCTCGATCTGATGACGGAGGTGGGTGCCGCCGGCGGGACGGTCCGGGTTCACTGCGAGTCGCAGGCGATACTGGACCGAGCGCGGGAACGGCTCGACGGTACCGATCCGGAACTCTATCCCCGATCGCGCCCGCTCGAGGCCGAACTCGAGGCGATCGGCCGCGCGGGGTGGCTCGCGGAGTACGCGGACTGCCCCCTTCACGTCGTCCACATCTCGAGCGGGAGCGGCGCTGCGATCGCCGATCGCTTCCAGTCTCGTGCGAACGTTCCGGTGACACTCGAAACGTGTCCGCAGTACCTCGCGTTCTCCGTCGACGACGTCGCGGACCGCGGGCCGTTCCTGAAGGTCAATCCGAGCCTGAAATCCGCGGCGGAGGTCGAGCGGCTCTGGCAGGCGGTACGGGACGGCACCATCGACCTCGTCGCGACGGATCACTTCCCGACGCACCGCGAGGACCGCGAACGAGGGTGGGAGGACATCTGGGAGCCCTACGCCGGGTTACCGGGTGTCGAGACGATGGTCGAGTTTCTCGTCAGCGAAGGCGTTCACGAGGGGCGGATTTCGTGGCCGCGGCTCCTCGAACTCGTCTGTGCACAACCCGCGCGCGAGGCCGGCATCTTCCCGCGGAAGGGATCACTCGCGGTGGGGACGGACGCCGACCTCGTCCTTCTCCGCAACGAGGCGTACGAGGTGTCGGCAGACGAGTTGGCGTACAACGGTGGGTGGACCCCCTTCGAGGGGCGGACCTGGAAGTGGCGGGTCGATACGGTCATCACCGACGGATCGATCGCTGCGTGCGATCACGACGTGTTCACGGAACCGGGTGACGGATCGTTCCTTCCACGGGGTCCCCGCGCACCGACGGAGTAA
- a CDS encoding inositol monophosphatase family protein → MYGGGIDSVPGTGAEILVDAVWEYDTYPWDVNAGLVIGRAAGATVTNAAGDPYDPKAALERRTELVGSNGPLHDTLLAHLQNAETLQATTTSAAD, encoded by the coding sequence GTGTACGGAGGTGGGATCGATAGCGTCCCCGGAACGGGGGCGGAGATTCTCGTCGACGCCGTCTGGGAGTACGACACCTACCCGTGGGACGTCAACGCCGGCCTCGTCATCGGCCGGGCGGCCGGCGCGACCGTAACGAACGCCGCCGGCGACCCCTACGATCCGAAGGCCGCTCTCGAGAGAAGGACCGAACTGGTCGGGTCGAACGGACCGCTCCACGACACGCTGCTCGCACACCTCCAGAACGCGGAGACGCTCCAGGCCACGACCACGAGCGCGGCCGACTGA
- the thrC gene encoding threonine synthase, protein MAMDHVTTLECTICGKEYDPDQIIYTCPEEDGVSGILEVKYDYDVIHDTFDADLDGTIDSQWKYEAFLPVDDEADVVTLNEGGTDLFDAPNLSEELGVETLVKDDGRNPTGCFKDRASSVAVTKAKHAGREIITCASTGNAAASLSGYAARGGLDCRIFVPGDAPAGKLAQPLVYGADVLAVDGSYDEAYDLSVEVTDEYGWYNRNAAINPFQVEGKRTVGHELAEQSKVRGEVPDWIVFSMGDGCTIAGAWKGFREFHELGYVNDTPRMLGVQAEGASAIHDAFHDHDGVDDIADTLADSIAVGRPRNTIKACRALEESGGTSLLVEDEEILEAEKLLGSTEGIYTEPAGATPLAGVKRAIAEGIIESDETVVVNSTGFGLKDTESAKRATGDVMRIDPDIAEVQRRYDVPESAAADD, encoded by the coding sequence ATGGCGATGGATCACGTTACCACACTCGAGTGTACCATTTGTGGGAAAGAGTACGATCCGGACCAGATCATCTACACCTGCCCGGAGGAAGACGGCGTCTCCGGCATTCTCGAAGTGAAGTACGATTACGACGTCATCCACGACACCTTCGACGCCGATCTCGACGGCACCATCGACAGCCAGTGGAAGTACGAGGCGTTCCTTCCGGTCGACGACGAGGCCGACGTCGTGACGCTCAACGAGGGCGGGACGGACCTCTTCGACGCGCCGAATCTCAGCGAGGAACTCGGCGTCGAGACGCTCGTCAAGGACGACGGCCGAAATCCGACCGGCTGTTTCAAAGACCGTGCGAGTTCCGTCGCGGTGACGAAAGCGAAACACGCCGGGCGAGAGATTATCACCTGCGCGTCGACTGGCAACGCCGCGGCTTCGCTGTCGGGCTACGCCGCCCGCGGTGGTCTGGACTGTCGGATCTTCGTTCCCGGCGACGCCCCTGCCGGCAAACTCGCCCAGCCGCTCGTCTACGGCGCAGACGTCCTGGCCGTCGACGGATCCTACGACGAGGCCTACGACCTGAGCGTCGAAGTCACCGACGAGTACGGGTGGTACAACCGCAACGCAGCGATCAACCCCTTCCAGGTCGAGGGCAAACGCACCGTCGGACACGAACTCGCCGAACAGTCGAAGGTCCGCGGCGAGGTGCCGGACTGGATCGTCTTCTCGATGGGGGACGGCTGTACGATCGCCGGCGCCTGGAAAGGGTTCCGCGAGTTCCACGAACTCGGCTACGTGAACGACACGCCGAGGATGCTCGGCGTCCAGGCCGAGGGTGCGTCCGCGATTCACGACGCGTTCCACGATCACGACGGCGTCGACGACATCGCCGACACGCTGGCCGACAGCATCGCCGTCGGCCGGCCACGGAACACGATCAAAGCGTGCCGCGCGCTCGAGGAGAGCGGCGGTACCTCCCTGCTCGTCGAGGACGAGGAGATCCTCGAGGCCGAGAAACTGCTCGGCAGTACCGAGGGGATCTACACGGAACCCGCGGGTGCGACGCCGCTCGCCGGCGTCAAGCGCGCGATCGCCGAGGGAATCATCGAATCCGACGAGACGGTCGTCGTCAACTCGACCGGCTTCGGCCTCAAGGACACCGAGAGCGCGAAGCGGGCGACCGGCGACGTGATGCGGATCGACCCGGACATCGCCGAAGTCCAGCGACGCTACGACGTCCCGGAATCGGCTGCGGCCGACGACTGA
- a CDS encoding LLM class flavin-dependent oxidoreductase, whose protein sequence is MSYSHEASDGSDRVGLYLQDKHPIRENMELVQYAEEQGFDEVWQAESRLARDAITPMAAYAAVTDDIKIGSGVINNWTRNTALIAQTMSTLEELAGPDRILCGIGAWWDPLAEKVGVDRSDAPRAMRETVEVTKRLLDMENVTYDGDHVTVRDIELDVVHGDAGPRTVPVYVGATGFKMMELTGHFADGALMNYLVSPEYNQKALDALATGADRSDRSLDEIDRPQLIVCSMDHDEERALDNARELITQYLGQQPHIMKASGVSQDLIDEVGEAIGGWPADKDDIQTGMDLIPDEVVHKLTASGRPEQCREKVREYADNGCLCPILYPLGDDPKLMIDEFADGYR, encoded by the coding sequence ATGAGCTACAGTCACGAGGCAAGCGACGGGAGCGACAGGGTCGGACTCTACCTGCAGGACAAACACCCGATTCGGGAGAACATGGAACTGGTACAGTACGCCGAGGAGCAGGGTTTCGACGAAGTCTGGCAGGCCGAATCTCGCCTCGCCCGGGACGCCATCACGCCGATGGCTGCCTACGCCGCCGTCACCGACGACATCAAGATCGGCTCCGGCGTCATCAACAACTGGACGCGAAACACGGCGCTCATCGCGCAGACGATGAGCACCCTCGAGGAACTTGCCGGTCCGGACCGGATCCTCTGTGGGATCGGCGCCTGGTGGGACCCCCTCGCGGAGAAGGTCGGCGTCGATCGATCGGACGCGCCGCGGGCGATGCGCGAGACCGTCGAAGTGACGAAACGACTGCTCGACATGGAGAACGTGACCTACGACGGCGACCACGTCACCGTTCGCGACATCGAACTCGACGTCGTCCACGGGGACGCCGGACCTCGAACCGTCCCCGTCTACGTCGGTGCCACCGGGTTCAAGATGATGGAACTGACCGGCCACTTCGCGGACGGGGCGCTCATGAACTACCTCGTCAGCCCCGAGTACAACCAGAAGGCCCTCGATGCGCTCGCGACCGGGGCGGATCGATCGGACCGATCCCTCGACGAGATCGATCGGCCGCAACTGATCGTCTGTTCGATGGACCACGACGAAGAGCGAGCGCTGGACAACGCCCGGGAACTCATCACGCAGTACCTCGGCCAGCAGCCACACATCATGAAAGCGAGCGGCGTGAGCCAGGACCTGATCGACGAGGTCGGCGAGGCCATCGGCGGCTGGCCGGCCGACAAGGACGACATCCAGACGGGTATGGATCTCATCCCGGACGAGGTCGTTCACAAGCTGACGGCGAGCGGGCGACCCGAACAGTGTCGCGAGAAGGTCCGGGAGTACGCCGATAACGGGTGTCTGTGTCCGATTCTGTACCCCCTCGGTGACGATCCGAAGCTCATGATCGACGAGTTCGCGGACGGCTACCGCTGA
- a CDS encoding N-acyl-D-amino-acid deacylase family protein → MSATSTESIEFRNARVLDGSGGDAYTANVLVDEGRIRRIAPDPAGADRELDLDGSYLAPGFIDMHAHSELRLFDRPGAAEKVTQGVTTEVLGQDGVSVAPVPPERKAEWANRIQSLDGTIEDEWPWTTVEGYLDELDDAEPAVNCAFYAPHGNLRSLLAGFEDRPLDDAELETLRDELATALDEGAFGLSKGMIYPPSSYGRDPELEALAATLGDRDSFMISHVWNETDYVVESIERYLDICHRGGCDAHVSHLKVGGKQNWGASEDVLSLFDDADARGQRVSFDQYPYTAGSTMLTALLPPWARRDDSEAIRERLRDESTRDRIAADIDESGDWENLARAAGTWDNILITRTASGQHQGATIAEIATERNREPIDAMCDLLVEEDLDVTMADFIMSEADIERFLADPRGTFCSDGIFGGKPHPRAIGTFPRILERYVRERDTLSPERMAYKAAGRPADLLGLPDRGYVTEGYVADLVAFDLDAIVERPTYENPNQLTEDFDYVLVGGAIAVEDGEPTGVRNGSVLRSTEEWDGRARPSRSRRAF, encoded by the coding sequence ATGTCGGCTACGAGCACCGAGTCGATAGAGTTCCGCAACGCGCGGGTTCTCGACGGGAGTGGCGGCGACGCGTACACCGCCAACGTCCTCGTCGACGAGGGCCGAATACGTCGAATTGCGCCCGACCCTGCCGGTGCCGATCGCGAACTCGATCTCGACGGATCGTATCTCGCGCCGGGATTCATCGACATGCATGCTCACTCGGAACTGCGACTGTTCGACAGGCCCGGGGCGGCCGAGAAAGTGACGCAGGGTGTTACGACGGAGGTCCTCGGCCAGGACGGGGTTAGCGTCGCACCTGTTCCGCCGGAACGCAAAGCGGAGTGGGCGAACCGGATCCAGTCGCTCGACGGCACGATCGAGGACGAGTGGCCGTGGACGACCGTCGAGGGGTATCTCGACGAACTGGACGACGCCGAACCGGCCGTCAACTGCGCCTTCTACGCCCCACACGGGAACCTCCGCTCGCTACTGGCCGGGTTCGAAGACCGCCCGCTCGACGACGCCGAACTCGAGACGCTCCGGGACGAACTGGCGACTGCGCTGGACGAGGGCGCGTTCGGACTCTCGAAGGGGATGATCTACCCGCCGAGTTCCTACGGCCGCGACCCCGAACTGGAAGCGCTGGCGGCGACCCTCGGCGATCGCGACTCGTTCATGATCTCGCACGTCTGGAACGAAACTGACTACGTCGTCGAATCCATCGAGCGCTACCTCGACATCTGTCACCGCGGCGGCTGTGACGCCCACGTCTCGCATCTCAAAGTCGGCGGCAAGCAGAACTGGGGGGCTTCCGAAGACGTTCTCTCGCTGTTCGACGACGCCGACGCACGCGGACAGCGCGTCTCCTTCGATCAGTACCCCTACACCGCCGGGTCGACGATGCTCACTGCCCTGCTGCCGCCGTGGGCGCGACGGGACGATTCCGAGGCGATACGCGAGCGCCTCCGCGACGAGTCGACGCGGGATCGAATCGCCGCGGACATCGACGAGTCGGGCGACTGGGAGAACCTCGCCCGTGCGGCGGGGACGTGGGACAACATCCTGATCACGCGAACGGCGAGCGGGCAGCATCAGGGGGCAACGATCGCGGAGATCGCAACCGAACGGAATCGCGAACCGATCGACGCGATGTGCGACCTGCTCGTCGAAGAGGACCTCGACGTGACGATGGCCGACTTCATCATGTCCGAAGCGGACATCGAGCGCTTCCTCGCCGATCCGCGAGGAACGTTCTGCAGCGACGGCATCTTCGGCGGCAAACCCCATCCGCGTGCGATCGGGACGTTTCCCCGGATCCTCGAACGATACGTGCGGGAACGCGACACGCTGTCACCCGAACGCATGGCGTACAAGGCAGCGGGTCGACCGGCGGACCTGCTCGGACTTCCCGACCGGGGCTACGTGACGGAAGGCTACGTCGCTGACCTCGTCGCGTTCGATCTCGACGCCATCGTCGAACGGCCGACGTACGAGAACCCGAACCAGTTGACGGAGGACTTCGACTACGTCCTCGTCGGCGGCGCGATTGCGGTCGAGGACGGCGAACCGACCGGCGTCCGGAACGGCTCCGTGCTCCGATCGACGGAGGAGTGGGACGGCCGGGCTCGTCCGTCCCGCTCCCGAAGAGCGTTCTGA